One genomic segment of Micromonospora sp. WMMC415 includes these proteins:
- a CDS encoding RNA polymerase-binding protein RbpA, translating into MGERMLRGSRLGAVSYESDRNTELAPRQTREYLCAKGHQFEVPFAVDAEVPTTWECKFDGSVARLVDGSEPEQKKAKPPRTHWDMLLERRSIAELEDILAERLQEVRTRRGRA; encoded by the coding sequence ATGGGCGAGCGCATGCTGCGCGGTAGCCGCCTCGGGGCGGTCAGCTACGAGTCCGACCGCAACACGGAGCTCGCGCCGCGTCAGACCCGCGAGTACCTGTGCGCCAAGGGCCACCAGTTCGAGGTGCCGTTCGCCGTCGACGCCGAGGTCCCCACGACCTGGGAGTGCAAGTTCGACGGCAGCGTTGCCCGCCTGGTCGACGGCAGCGAGCCGGAGCAGAAGAAGGCCAAGCCGCCGCGTACCCACTGGGACATGCTGCTGGAGCGGCGGTCGATCGCCGAGCTGGAGGACATCCTCGCCGAGCGGCTGCAGGAGGTCCGCACCCGCCGCGGTCGCGCCTGA
- a CDS encoding FxsA family protein, whose amino-acid sequence MRRGLRFVPLALLLAVVAELAVFVAVGRAVGFGVAVLAVFAASLLGLVLLRREGMRAWRGFRSAAQAAQPPGRQVTDGLVGLAGALLLATPGLLSGALGLLLLVPPVRRLARSGVQRATERRVSSMVAGDLFGPRRVRVHRGTPQPPPTAEPTVVDGGRAIEGEIVEPRQG is encoded by the coding sequence ATGCGCCGAGGACTGAGGTTCGTCCCGTTGGCCCTGTTGCTGGCGGTCGTCGCGGAGCTGGCGGTGTTCGTGGCCGTCGGGCGGGCCGTCGGGTTCGGAGTGGCGGTGCTGGCGGTGTTCGCCGCGTCGCTGCTGGGGTTGGTGCTGCTGCGCCGCGAGGGCATGCGCGCCTGGCGGGGCTTCCGGTCCGCCGCGCAGGCCGCGCAGCCGCCGGGCCGGCAGGTCACCGACGGGCTCGTCGGCCTGGCCGGTGCGCTGCTGCTGGCCACGCCGGGCCTGCTCAGCGGCGCGCTGGGCCTGCTGCTGCTGGTGCCGCCGGTGCGGCGGCTTGCCCGGTCCGGGGTGCAACGCGCCACGGAGCGCCGGGTGTCGTCGATGGTCGCCGGTGACCTGTTCGGCCCGCGCCGGGTCCGGGTCCACCGTGGCACGCCGCAGCCGCCGCCCACCGCCGAGCCGACCGTGGTCGACGGCGGGCGGGCCATCGAGGGGGAGATCGTCGAGCCCCGCCAGGGCTGA
- a CDS encoding polyprenol monophosphomannose synthase, protein MGDETGHPGVGRVLVVIPTYNEVDNLRQVVRRVRRTAPAVDVLVADDDSPDGTGAVADALAGTDPRVHVLHRRGERGLGAAYLAGFAWARERGYDAVVEMDADGSHAPEDLPALLAAARDADVVIGSRWARGARVLNWPLRRLLLSRGGNLYARLALGVPVSDATGGYRVYRLSALDAIDLGSVCSQGYSFQVELAHLAHRAGVRIVEVPITFAEREHGSSKMSPRIVAEALWRVTRWAVADRRQAVRRGLHGTPTGQVRWP, encoded by the coding sequence GTGGGCGACGAGACCGGTCACCCCGGGGTGGGGCGGGTGCTCGTGGTGATCCCGACCTACAACGAGGTGGACAACCTTCGTCAGGTCGTGCGGCGGGTGCGCCGGACGGCGCCGGCGGTGGACGTCCTCGTCGCCGACGACGACAGCCCCGACGGCACCGGGGCGGTCGCCGACGCCCTCGCCGGCACCGACCCGCGGGTGCACGTCCTGCACCGGCGGGGCGAACGCGGCCTCGGCGCGGCGTACCTGGCGGGTTTCGCGTGGGCCCGCGAACGCGGCTACGACGCCGTGGTGGAGATGGACGCCGACGGTTCCCACGCCCCGGAGGACCTGCCGGCGCTGCTGGCCGCCGCCCGCGACGCCGACGTGGTGATCGGGTCGCGGTGGGCCCGCGGGGCGCGGGTGCTCAACTGGCCGCTGCGGCGGCTGCTGCTGTCGCGCGGCGGCAACCTGTACGCGCGGCTGGCCCTGGGCGTGCCCGTGTCCGACGCCACCGGCGGGTACCGGGTGTACCGGCTCAGCGCCCTGGACGCCATCGACCTGGGGTCGGTGTGTTCGCAGGGGTACTCGTTCCAGGTGGAGCTGGCCCACCTCGCCCACCGGGCCGGTGTCCGCATCGTGGAGGTGCCGATCACGTTCGCCGAGCGGGAACACGGCAGCAGCAAGATGAGCCCGCGGATCGTGGCGGAGGCGCTGTGGCGGGTCACCCGGTGGGCGGTGGCCGACCGGCGGCAGGCCGTACGCCGGGGACTGCACGGCACCCCCACCGGCCAGGTGCGGTGGCCGTAG